From Salvia splendens isolate huo1 chromosome 16, SspV2, whole genome shotgun sequence, a single genomic window includes:
- the LOC121772199 gene encoding uncharacterized protein LOC121772199 isoform X3: MASLLDGTAATINRTLHLHHYMASQRRRAAVAVVHSRRLRTITEVQQGSSSSGEVSASVAVRRSSRRRPLTFAVQTKGLSSVRWLTESLQLKLCRAAVVVPLFLAHSGWTWAGDVQELHYCRLSQLRSWLTTESGFPGCLGSSGCRHNRTEIQAKKEGSKLIVSFVKR, from the exons ATGGCGTCGCTCCTCGATGGAACCGCCGCCACCATTAACCGCACGCTTCACCTCCATCACTACATGGCGTCTCAGCGCCGTCGAGCTGCCGTCGCCGTCGTTCACTCCCGGCGTTTGCGCACCATTACCGAAGTCCAACAAGGCTCGTCGTCCTCTGGCGAGGTCTCTGCCTCAGTTGCTGTTCGACGAAGCTCGAGGCGCCGCCCTCTCACCTTCGCTGTTCAGACTAAA GGACTGAGCTCTGTAAGGTGGTTAACTGAATCTCTGCAGTTGAAGCTCTGTAGAGCAGCTGTAGTTGTGCCCCTTTTCTTGGCTCATAGCGGCTGGACATGGGCTGGAGATGTGCAGGAGTTGCACTACTGCAGGTTGTCCCAATTG AGGTCATGGCTAACTACCGAGAGCGGGTTCCCTGGATGTCTCGGCTCATCGGGCTGTCGGCACAATCGGACCGAAATCCAAGCTAAGAAGGAAGGGTCGAAGCTAATAGTTTCATTTGTAAAGAGATAG
- the LOC121772199 gene encoding uncharacterized protein LOC121772199 isoform X2, translating to MEPPPPLTARFTSITTWRLSAVELPSPSFTPGVCAPLPKSNKARRPLARSLPQLLFDEARGAALSPSLFRLNAGKRVPTLIVCRLILLQQGRACTHKNKCDSILICYSTAVALFPCLCSTLSEFLVRFLQGLSSVRWLTESLQLKLCRAAVVVPLFLAHSGWTWAGDVQELHYCRLSQLRSWLTTESGFPGCLGSSGCRHNRTEIQAKKEGSKLIVSFVKR from the exons ATGGAACCGCCGCCACCATTAACCGCACGCTTCACCTCCATCACTACATGGCGTCTCAGCGCCGTCGAGCTGCCGTCGCCGTCGTTCACTCCCGGCGTTTGCGCACCATTACCGAAGTCCAACAAGGCTCGTCGTCCTCTGGCGAGGTCTCTGCCTCAGTTGCTGTTCGACGAAGCTCGAGGCGCCGCCCTCTCACCTTCGCTGTTCAGACTAAA TGCAGGAAAAAGGGTCCCCACTTTGATTGTATGTCGGCTGATCCTCCTGCAGCAAGGCAGGGCATGTactcataaaaataaatgtgaTTCCATCCTCATTTGCTACTCTACTGCAGTGGCCTTATTCCCCTGTCTTTGCAGCACTCTATCTGAGTTTTTGGTACGGTTTTTGCAGGGACTGAGCTCTGTAAGGTGGTTAACTGAATCTCTGCAGTTGAAGCTCTGTAGAGCAGCTGTAGTTGTGCCCCTTTTCTTGGCTCATAGCGGCTGGACATGGGCTGGAGATGTGCAGGAGTTGCACTACTGCAGGTTGTCCCAATTG AGGTCATGGCTAACTACCGAGAGCGGGTTCCCTGGATGTCTCGGCTCATCGGGCTGTCGGCACAATCGGACCGAAATCCAAGCTAAGAAGGAAGGGTCGAAGCTAATAGTTTCATTTGTAAAGAGATAG
- the LOC121772199 gene encoding uncharacterized protein LOC121772199 isoform X1 gives MASLLDGTAATINRTLHLHHYMASQRRRAAVAVVHSRRLRTITEVQQGSSSSGEVSASVAVRRSSRRRPLTFAVQTKGKRVPTLIVCRLILLQQGRACTHKNKCDSILICYSTAVALFPCLCSTLSEFLVRFLQGLSSVRWLTESLQLKLCRAAVVVPLFLAHSGWTWAGDVQELHYCRLSQLRSWLTTESGFPGCLGSSGCRHNRTEIQAKKEGSKLIVSFVKR, from the exons ATGGCGTCGCTCCTCGATGGAACCGCCGCCACCATTAACCGCACGCTTCACCTCCATCACTACATGGCGTCTCAGCGCCGTCGAGCTGCCGTCGCCGTCGTTCACTCCCGGCGTTTGCGCACCATTACCGAAGTCCAACAAGGCTCGTCGTCCTCTGGCGAGGTCTCTGCCTCAGTTGCTGTTCGACGAAGCTCGAGGCGCCGCCCTCTCACCTTCGCTGTTCAGACTAAAG GAAAAAGGGTCCCCACTTTGATTGTATGTCGGCTGATCCTCCTGCAGCAAGGCAGGGCATGTactcataaaaataaatgtgaTTCCATCCTCATTTGCTACTCTACTGCAGTGGCCTTATTCCCCTGTCTTTGCAGCACTCTATCTGAGTTTTTGGTACGGTTTTTGCAGGGACTGAGCTCTGTAAGGTGGTTAACTGAATCTCTGCAGTTGAAGCTCTGTAGAGCAGCTGTAGTTGTGCCCCTTTTCTTGGCTCATAGCGGCTGGACATGGGCTGGAGATGTGCAGGAGTTGCACTACTGCAGGTTGTCCCAATTG AGGTCATGGCTAACTACCGAGAGCGGGTTCCCTGGATGTCTCGGCTCATCGGGCTGTCGGCACAATCGGACCGAAATCCAAGCTAAGAAGGAAGGGTCGAAGCTAATAGTTTCATTTGTAAAGAGATAG
- the LOC121770390 gene encoding uncharacterized protein LOC121770390: protein MPKRGRPRSQASQEADKLLRVDIEDAVDDIIPVALATKLRQRLAEIAPGTSGCQDEPRPITGRKHDRLYSRRTPSEFIDCLKRLNPRQKKAVTDIGFGAVLDFDVKEIPPYLAYWVLSALNLPRCQIQLTGGEHLTLDEEDVHLTLGFPRGPKLISRPEDKQSNFGFNDQVAERCQKGRFKMTPKDIAHLMMAEVDGGDDFKKLFMFLLENALIETPSDGHCKPKILHFIDHVADINNLNWCGYVLSVLEATHPSWSSGQSVVYLYSALCIQTKALFTIYYAS from the exons ATGCCAAAAAGAGGTCGTCCGCGCTCGCAAGCATCACAGGAAGCAG ATAAGCTGCTTAGAGTAGACATAGAAGATGCGGTAGATGACATTATTCCAGTTGCGCTTGCAACAAAACTCAGACAAAGATTAGCCGAGATAGCTCCTGGGACTTCTGGTTGTCAGGATGAGCCTAGACCAATTACAGGGCGAAAACATGATCGACTCTACTCCCGTCGAACTCCGTCCGAATTCATAGACTGCCTGAAACGGCTGAATCCCCGACAAAAAAAGGCTGTCACTGATATAGGATTTGGGGCGGTCCTTGATTTTGACGTTAAGGAAATCCCGCCGTATCTTGCTTATTGGGTTCTGAGCGCCTTAAATCTGCCCCGCTGCCAAATTCAACTCACCGGCGGTGAACACCTTACTCTAGACGAGGAGGATGTGCACCTCACGTTGGGGTTccctcgagggccaaaattgaTATCAAGGCCGGAGGATAAGCAGTCAAACTTCGGCTTCAACGACCAAGTGGCAGAGAGATGCCAGAAGGGTCGCTTTAAAATGACACCAAAAGACATTGCACATCTTATGATGGCCGAGGTTGATGGTGGAGACGACTTCAAGAAGCTGTTCATGTTCCTCCTTGAAAATGCGTTGATAGAAACTCCTAGTGATGGCCACTGCAAGCCGAAGATTCTCCATTTCATCGACCATGTTGCTGATATCAACAATCTGAATTGGTGTGGCTACGTGTTGTCTGTCCTGGAGGCCACACACCCGAGCTGGTCTAGCGGACAATCTGTGGTTTATCTAtacagtgcattatgtatacaAACAAAGGCATTATTTACAATATATTATGCATCATGA